Proteins from a genomic interval of Kitasatospora herbaricolor:
- a CDS encoding SDR family NAD(P)-dependent oxidoreductase, with product MSNDEKLRDYLKRVTANLQDTRLRLQEAEARYTEPIAIIGMACRYPGGVASPDDLWRLVAEGREALSEFPADRGWDLDGLYDPDPDHTGTSYARHGGFLTGAADFDADFFGISPRESSTIDPQQRLLLETAWEAMESAGLDPAALRATPVGVFTGIMYNDYGSRLNPLPAAVEGQIGIGSAPSIASGRIAYTYGFEGPAVTIDTACSSSLVALHLAAQALRSGECTLALAGGATVMSTPNTFVEFSRQRGLSPDGRCKAFSADADGTGWGEGAALLLVERLSDAQANGHPVLAVVRGSAVNQDGTSSQLSAPHGPSQERVIRAALASAGLTAADVDAVEAHGTGTRLGDPIEARALLSTYGQGRSAGRPLYLGSIKSNIGHAQAAAGVAGVIKVVQALRHEVLPATLHVGEPTGEVDWEAGAVELLRESVEWPATAGKPRRAGVSAFGISGTNAHVILEQAPASVQPAAAEPNDAEPAGTSAGTSAGTPAGTPAETPEPVLGELVAPVVVSGRSEVALGVAAGRLAGWLEGAGSGVGLSEVAGWSVVRGVRHGFGGAVVSGDRGEVIAGLRALASGVAHPAVVSGRAGGSPGRVVLVFPGQGSQWVGMGVALAGVSPVFAGRLAEAGRALAPFTDWSLDEALVDPVLLERVDVVQPVLWAVMVSLAELWRSAGLRVDAVVGHSQGEIAAAVVSGALSLEDAAAVVALRSRAIRALAGGGGMASVPLSVVEVEGLLSRWGGELEVAAVNGPSSTVVSGSVGAVAGLVEWGEGAGVRVRRVPVDYASHSVQVESLRGELLEVLKGVRPRASSVPFYSTVSGGVVDGGSLDAEYWFRNLRGRVRFEDTVRVLAGDGFTTFVEASAHPVLTVGVQETLAGREDVLVTGTLRRRREDHRPLLSALAAVELHGHRLTWPVEVPATPPGLPTYPFQHRHYWLDAPTSTGRGDASAHPFLDTVVERADDEGLVLTGRISTRSHPWLAEHAVGGSTLFPGTAFAELAAAAAGAAGLGSVGELVLSAPLTLADGVLDLQVTLPAADSDGRRTFDVYSRPEHGGPQDWTHHATGTLVGEPLDTAADFPEQWPPPGAVALDLAVAADRFDAVQVTYGPTYQGLRAAWRHGDTVYAEVELPEGAHPDAARYGIHPALLDAALQADVLTDRPGEDGGAPALRLPFAWTGVTLHAVGATLLRVRLDRPAPDTLRVLAVDPEGEPVLTVEGLALRPVDPDRLTSPVAAPRGPAVPTRAPARRAAGRTSGGSTADRLQRLPAAELERELSSLVRAEVAAVLGYATPEELDLDRAFRDLGFESLTAVQLRDRIAAATGLRLPPTLVFNHPSPRALAAHLHGLLHEGGTRAEADRAPVRTRAAADEPLAIIGMACRYPGGVASPDDLWRLVAEGREALSEFPTDRGWDLDGLYDPDPDHTGTSYTRHGGFLAGAADFDPGFFGINPREALAMDPQQRLLLEASWEAMESAGLDPAALRATPVGVFTGLIYTEYGGRVRGSAPDAEGYLGTGSAGSVASGRIAYTYGFEGPAVTVDTACSSSLVALHLAGQALRSGECTLALVGGATVMSTPDTLIEFSRQRGLSPDGRCRAFSADADGTGFAEGVGLLLVERLSDAQANGHPVLAVVRGSAVNQDGASNGLTAPHGPSQERVIRAALASAGLTAADVDAVEAHGTGTRLGDPIEAQALLAAYGQDRPEDRPLRLGSIKSNIGHAQAAAGVAGVIKVVQALRHEVLPATLHVGEPTAQVDWEAGAVELLREPVPWVRGDRPRRAGVSAFGMSGTNAHVLIEEAPAVPVPAAPAPAVPVPAVPAEESASPLPVPVVVSGRSEVALGVAAGRLAGWLEGAGSGVGLSEVAGWSVVRGVRHGFGGAVVSGDRGEVIAGLRALASGVAHPAVVSGRAGGSPGRVVLVFPGQGSQWVGMGVALAGVSPVFAGRLAEAGRALAPFTDWSLDEALVDPVLLERVDVVQPVLWAVMVSLAELWRSAGLRVDAVVGHSQGEIAAAVVSGALSLEDAAAVVALRSRAIRALSGGGGMASVPLSVVEVEGLLSRWGGGLEVAAVNGPSSTVVSGSVGAVAGLVEWGEGAGVRVRRVPVDYASHSVQVESLRGELLEVLKGVRPRASSVPFYSTVSGGVVDGGSLDAEYWFRNLRGRVRFEDTVRVLAGDGFTTFVEASAHPVLTVGVQETLAGREDVLVTGTLRRRREDHRPLLSALAAVELHGHRLTWPVEVPATPPGLPTYPFQHRHYWLDAAPDISDPGHLGLHTAGHPLLDATTDLTDGTTLYTSRISASTHPWLLDHAVTGTPLLPATAFVELALHAGHRGGVPQLAELTLEAALLLGDGAVHVQTTVQPADDSGARALAVHSRPATAGPDDPWTRHATALLVPQSDAPAGPQPAGAWPPPGAVAVDTTALYDTLAGHGYDYGPAFQGVRAVWRLDGVVHADIALPEDRAAEAGRYGIHPALLDAALHPLAAGLLADGAPGAEAPATALPFAWTGVTLAATGATTLRVRLERTGPDSVALTATDPAGGPVAAVERIALRPLAAGALAAARPSGRHQDGLHHLAWKPSGALPADRADWVRLPEHVLGSGAALPDAAALFTEGDAKAPAGAVLPLTVPPGTDVVAATAELLGLVRSWPAQEHLAGTRLTVLTRHAVTTGPADGRVEPVAAALWGLLRSAATEHPGRFALLDTDDRPGSPDVLGTALALDEPQLALRGGEVLTPAVVPLPAEPDLTPPAEGGAWRLTPTGDTLDALALLPAPDAERPLLPGEVRIAVRAAGLNFRDVLITLGVYPDQAQLGTEAAGLVTAVGEGVSTLAPGDRVTGLVNGGIGPVAVTDHRLLARIPDGWTFAQAAAVPAAYLTAYYALVDLAALRPGERLLVHSAAGGVGIAAVQLATHLGAEVFGTAGPGKWETLAALGIDPARTASSRTLDFERQFLGTTAGEGVDVVLNSFTDDFVDASLRLLPRGGRFVEMGKADLRDPATVAGQHPGVTYRAFDLLETGPQRIGELLTELLALFGSGALTLPPVTVWPLARAGEAIRHLGQARHTGKVVVTVPAPLDPAGTVLVTGGTGTLGALTARHLVREHGARHLLLVGRQGPQAPGAAELAAELTGLGAQVTVAACDVSDRDALAELLAGVPAEHPLTLVVHAAGALADGVLESLDAERLAAVLGPKARAAGHLDELTRQADLADLVLFSSVSGVLGGGGQANYAAANAYLDALAQRRAADGLPATSLAWGLWQQASGLTGHLDGTDRARLARGGLVPLGDREGLALLDAARRTGRPAVVTARFDLRADAGPDDVPALLRSLVRAPARRSAAAGPAAGAPGSLATRLAALDAAGRAEALLRLVRSQAAAVLGHGTVEEVADDRAFKEIGFDSLTAVELRNRLGAATGLRLPPTTVFDHPTPQALAGHLHRTLAPEDDGPDPLLRELDRLEALLPALAAAEGTRGAVGRRLRELLWRFDDGPAETAAESAADLATATDEELFAALDDEFDRPGTEF from the coding sequence ATGTCGAACGACGAGAAGCTCCGCGACTACCTGAAGCGCGTCACGGCCAACCTGCAGGACACCCGCCTGCGCCTTCAGGAGGCCGAGGCCAGGTACACGGAGCCGATCGCGATCATCGGTATGGCGTGCCGTTACCCGGGGGGTGTCGCCTCGCCCGACGACCTGTGGCGGCTGGTGGCGGAGGGGCGTGAGGCGCTGTCGGAGTTCCCCGCCGACCGTGGCTGGGACCTCGACGGTCTCTACGACCCGGACCCGGACCACACCGGTACGTCCTACGCCCGGCACGGCGGATTCCTCACCGGCGCCGCCGACTTCGACGCCGACTTCTTCGGCATCAGCCCCCGCGAGAGCAGCACCATCGACCCGCAGCAGCGGCTGCTGCTGGAGACGGCCTGGGAGGCGATGGAGAGCGCCGGCCTGGACCCGGCGGCGCTGCGCGCCACCCCGGTCGGCGTCTTCACCGGCATCATGTACAACGACTACGGCTCCCGCCTCAACCCGCTGCCCGCGGCGGTCGAGGGGCAGATCGGCATCGGCAGCGCGCCGAGCATCGCCTCCGGCCGGATCGCCTACACCTACGGGTTCGAGGGCCCGGCGGTGACGATCGACACCGCCTGCTCGTCCTCGCTGGTCGCCCTCCACCTCGCCGCGCAGGCGCTGCGCTCCGGCGAGTGCACGCTCGCGCTCGCGGGCGGCGCGACCGTGATGTCCACCCCGAACACCTTCGTGGAGTTCAGCCGTCAGCGCGGGCTCTCCCCGGACGGCCGCTGCAAGGCGTTCTCCGCGGATGCGGACGGCACCGGCTGGGGCGAGGGTGCGGCACTGCTGCTGGTGGAGCGGCTGTCGGACGCGCAGGCCAACGGGCACCCCGTGCTTGCGGTGGTGCGCGGTTCGGCCGTGAACCAGGACGGCACCAGCAGCCAGCTCTCGGCTCCGCACGGTCCTTCGCAGGAGCGGGTGATCCGGGCGGCGCTGGCGTCGGCGGGGCTGACCGCGGCGGACGTGGACGCGGTGGAGGCGCACGGGACGGGCACCCGGCTCGGTGACCCGATCGAGGCGCGGGCACTGCTGTCGACGTACGGTCAGGGGCGCTCGGCGGGGCGGCCGTTGTATCTGGGTTCGATCAAGTCGAACATCGGGCACGCGCAGGCGGCGGCCGGGGTGGCCGGTGTGATCAAGGTCGTGCAGGCGCTGCGGCACGAGGTGCTGCCGGCGACCTTGCATGTGGGAGAGCCGACCGGCGAGGTGGACTGGGAGGCGGGCGCCGTCGAGCTGCTGCGCGAGTCGGTGGAGTGGCCGGCCACCGCCGGAAAGCCGCGCCGGGCGGGTGTCTCCGCCTTCGGCATCAGCGGCACCAACGCCCACGTGATCCTCGAACAGGCCCCCGCGAGCGTGCAGCCGGCCGCAGCCGAGCCGAACGACGCCGAGCCTGCCGGGACGTCTGCCGGGACCTCTGCGGGGACGCCTGCCGGGACGCCTGCCGAAACGCCGGAGCCGGTGCTGGGTGAGCTTGTCGCCCCGGTGGTGGTGTCGGGTCGGTCGGAGGTGGCGTTGGGTGTGGCGGCTGGTCGGTTGGCGGGTTGGTTGGAGGGTGCGGGTTCGGGTGTGGGGTTGTCGGAGGTTGCTGGGTGGTCGGTGGTGCGTGGGGTGCGGCATGGGTTTGGTGGGGCCGTGGTGTCGGGTGATCGTGGTGAGGTGATTGCGGGGTTGCGGGCGTTGGCGTCGGGGGTGGCGCATCCGGCGGTGGTGTCGGGGCGTGCTGGTGGGTCGCCTGGTCGGGTGGTGTTGGTGTTCCCGGGTCAGGGTTCGCAGTGGGTGGGGATGGGTGTGGCGTTGGCGGGTGTGTCGCCGGTGTTCGCGGGGCGTCTTGCGGAGGCGGGGCGGGCGTTGGCGCCGTTCACGGATTGGTCGTTGGACGAGGCGTTGGTCGATCCGGTGTTGTTGGAGCGGGTTGACGTGGTGCAGCCGGTGTTGTGGGCGGTGATGGTGTCGTTGGCTGAGTTGTGGCGTTCGGCGGGGTTGCGGGTGGATGCGGTGGTGGGGCATTCGCAGGGGGAGATTGCGGCTGCCGTGGTGTCGGGGGCGTTGAGTCTGGAGGATGCGGCGGCGGTGGTGGCGTTGCGGTCGCGGGCGATTCGGGCGTTGGCGGGTGGGGGTGGGATGGCGTCGGTGCCGTTGTCGGTGGTCGAGGTCGAGGGTCTGTTGTCGCGGTGGGGTGGGGAGTTGGAGGTGGCGGCGGTGAACGGGCCGTCGTCGACGGTGGTGTCGGGTTCGGTCGGTGCGGTGGCGGGGTTGGTGGAGTGGGGTGAGGGTGCGGGGGTGCGGGTTCGTCGGGTTCCGGTGGATTACGCGTCGCATTCGGTGCAGGTGGAGTCGTTGCGTGGTGAGTTGTTGGAGGTGTTGAAGGGGGTTCGTCCGCGGGCGTCGTCGGTGCCGTTCTATTCGACGGTGTCGGGTGGGGTGGTGGACGGTGGGTCGTTGGACGCGGAGTACTGGTTCCGGAATCTGCGGGGTCGGGTGCGGTTCGAGGACACGGTGCGGGTGTTGGCGGGGGACGGGTTCACGACGTTCGTGGAGGCGAGTGCGCATCCGGTGTTGACGGTGGGGGTGCAGGAGACCCTTGCGGGGCGTGAGGACGTGTTGGTGACGGGGACGTTGCGGCGTAGGCGGGAGGATCATCGTCCGTTGCTGTCGGCGTTGGCGGCGGTGGAGTTGCACGGTCACCGGCTGACGTGGCCGGTGGAGGTGCCGGCGACCCCGCCGGGTCTGCCGACCTATCCCTTCCAGCACCGCCACTACTGGCTCGACGCCCCCACCAGCACCGGTCGCGGTGACGCCTCCGCGCACCCCTTCCTGGACACGGTCGTCGAACGGGCCGACGACGAGGGCCTCGTCCTCACCGGCCGGATCTCCACCCGCAGCCACCCGTGGCTGGCCGAGCACGCGGTCGGCGGCAGCACGCTCTTCCCGGGGACGGCGTTCGCCGAACTCGCCGCCGCCGCTGCCGGGGCGGCCGGCCTCGGCAGCGTCGGTGAACTCGTCCTGTCGGCGCCGCTGACCCTGGCCGACGGCGTGCTCGACCTCCAGGTCACCCTGCCGGCCGCGGACAGCGACGGCCGCCGCACCTTCGACGTCTACTCGCGCCCGGAGCACGGCGGTCCGCAGGACTGGACCCACCACGCGACCGGCACCCTCGTCGGCGAACCCCTCGACACCGCAGCGGACTTCCCCGAGCAGTGGCCGCCGCCGGGGGCCGTCGCGCTCGACCTCGCGGTCGCCGCCGACCGCTTCGACGCCGTCCAGGTCACCTACGGCCCCACCTACCAGGGCCTGCGGGCCGCCTGGCGGCACGGGGACACCGTCTACGCCGAGGTCGAGCTGCCCGAGGGCGCCCACCCGGACGCCGCCCGCTACGGGATCCACCCCGCGCTGCTCGACGCCGCCCTGCAGGCCGACGTGCTGACCGACCGGCCCGGCGAGGACGGCGGCGCCCCCGCGCTGCGGCTGCCGTTCGCCTGGACCGGCGTCACCCTGCACGCCGTCGGCGCCACCCTGCTGCGGGTACGCCTCGACCGGCCGGCCCCGGACACGCTCCGCGTCCTGGCCGTCGACCCCGAGGGCGAGCCCGTGCTCACCGTCGAGGGCCTCGCCCTGCGCCCGGTCGACCCCGACCGGCTGACCTCCCCGGTGGCCGCCCCGCGCGGACCGGCGGTGCCCACCCGCGCCCCGGCCCGCCGCGCCGCCGGCCGCACCTCCGGCGGCTCCACCGCCGACCGCCTGCAGCGGCTGCCCGCGGCCGAGCTGGAGCGGGAGCTGAGCTCCCTCGTCCGCGCCGAGGTCGCCGCGGTGCTGGGCTACGCCACTCCCGAGGAGCTCGACCTGGACCGGGCCTTCCGGGACCTCGGCTTCGAATCGCTGACCGCCGTCCAGCTGCGTGACCGGATCGCCGCCGCCACCGGCCTGCGGCTGCCCCCCACGCTGGTGTTCAACCACCCGAGCCCGCGGGCCCTCGCCGCGCATCTGCACGGCCTGCTGCACGAGGGCGGCACCCGGGCCGAGGCCGACCGGGCCCCCGTCCGCACCCGGGCCGCCGCCGACGAACCGCTCGCGATCATCGGTATGGCGTGCCGTTACCCGGGGGGTGTCGCCTCGCCGGACGACCTGTGGCGGCTGGTGGCGGAGGGGCGTGAGGCGCTGTCGGAGTTCCCGACGGACCGTGGCTGGGACCTCGACGGTCTCTACGACCCGGACCCGGACCACACCGGCACCTCGTACACCCGGCACGGCGGATTCCTGGCCGGCGCCGCCGACTTCGACCCGGGGTTCTTCGGGATCAACCCGCGCGAGGCCCTCGCGATGGACCCGCAGCAGCGGCTGCTGCTGGAGGCTTCCTGGGAGGCGATGGAGAGCGCCGGCCTGGACCCGGCGGCGCTGCGCGCCACCCCGGTCGGCGTCTTCACCGGGCTGATCTACACCGAGTACGGGGGCCGGGTCCGCGGCTCCGCACCCGACGCGGAGGGCTACCTCGGCACCGGCAGTGCGGGCAGCGTCGCCTCCGGCCGGATCGCCTACACCTACGGGTTCGAGGGCCCGGCGGTGACGGTCGACACCGCCTGCTCGTCCTCGCTGGTCGCCCTGCACCTCGCGGGCCAGGCCCTGCGCTCGGGCGAGTGCACGCTGGCCCTGGTCGGCGGCGCGACGGTGATGTCCACCCCGGACACGTTGATCGAGTTCAGCCGTCAGCGCGGGCTCTCCCCGGACGGCCGCTGCCGGGCGTTCTCCGCCGACGCGGACGGCACGGGATTCGCCGAGGGCGTGGGCCTGCTGCTGGTGGAGCGGCTGTCGGACGCGCAGGCCAACGGGCACCCCGTGCTCGCGGTGGTGCGCGGTTCGGCGGTGAACCAGGACGGCGCCAGCAACGGTCTGACCGCTCCGCACGGTCCTTCGCAGGAGCGGGTGATCCGGGCGGCGCTGGCGTCGGCGGGGCTGACCGCGGCGGACGTGGACGCGGTGGAGGCGCACGGGACGGGCACCCGGCTCGGTGACCCGATCGAGGCGCAGGCCCTGCTCGCCGCCTACGGCCAGGACCGCCCCGAGGACCGCCCGCTGCGACTGGGTTCGATCAAGTCGAACATCGGGCACGCGCAGGCGGCGGCCGGGGTGGCCGGTGTGATCAAGGTCGTGCAGGCGCTGCGGCACGAGGTGCTTCCCGCCACCCTGCATGTCGGCGAGCCCACCGCCCAGGTCGACTGGGAGGCCGGCGCCGTCGAGCTGCTCCGCGAGCCCGTTCCCTGGGTCAGGGGCGACCGGCCGCGCCGGGCCGGTGTCTCCGCCTTCGGCATGAGCGGTACCAACGCGCACGTCCTGATCGAGGAGGCGCCGGCCGTCCCGGTGCCCGCGGCCCCGGCGCCCGCCGTACCCGTTCCTGCCGTCCCCGCGGAGGAGTCCGCGAGCCCGCTGCCCGTTCCGGTGGTGGTGTCGGGTCGGTCGGAGGTGGCGTTGGGTGTGGCGGCTGGTCGGTTGGCGGGTTGGTTGGAGGGTGCGGGTTCGGGTGTGGGGTTGTCGGAGGTTGCTGGGTGGTCGGTGGTGCGTGGGGTGCGGCATGGGTTTGGTGGGGCGGTGGTGTCGGGTGATCGTGGTGAGGTGATTGCGGGGTTGCGGGCGTTGGCGTCGGGGGTGGCGCATCCGGCGGTGGTGTCGGGGCGTGCTGGTGGGTCGCCGGGTCGGGTGGTGTTGGTGTTCCCGGGTCAGGGTTCGCAGTGGGTGGGGATGGGTGTGGCGTTGGCGGGTGTGTCGCCGGTGTTCGCGGGGCGTCTTGCGGAGGCGGGGCGGGCGTTGGCGCCGTTCACGGATTGGTCGTTGGACGAGGCGTTGGTCGATCCGGTGTTGTTGGAGCGGGTTGACGTGGTGCAGCCGGTGTTGTGGGCGGTGATGGTGTCGTTGGCTGAGTTGTGGCGTTCGGCGGGGTTGCGGGTGGATGCGGTGGTGGGGCATTCGCAGGGGGAGATTGCGGCTGCCGTGGTGTCGGGGGCGTTGAGTCTGGAGGATGCGGCGGCGGTGGTGGCGTTGCGGTCGCGGGCGATCCGGGCGTTGTCGGGTGGGGGTGGGATGGCGTCGGTGCCGTTGTCGGTGGTCGAGGTCGAGGGTCTGTTGTCGCGGTGGGGTGGGGGGTTGGAGGTGGCGGCGGTGAACGGGCCGTCGTCGACGGTGGTGTCGGGTTCGGTCGGTGCGGTGGCGGGGTTGGTGGAGTGGGGTGAGGGTGCGGGGGTGCGGGTTCGTCGGGTTCCGGTGGATTACGCGTCGCATTCGGTGCAGGTGGAGTCGTTGCGTGGTGAGTTGTTGGAGGTGTTGAAGGGGGTTCGTCCGCGGGCGTCGTCGGTGCCGTTCTATTCGACGGTGTCGGGTGGGGTGGTGGACGGTGGGTCGTTGGACGCGGAGTACTGGTTCCGGAATCTGCGGGGTCGGGTGCGGTTCGAGGACACGGTGCGGGTGTTGGCGGGGGACGGGTTCACGACGTTCGTGGAGGCGAGTGCGCATCCGGTGTTGACGGTGGGGGTGCAGGAGACCCTTGCGGGGCGTGAGGACGTGTTGGTGACGGGGACGTTGCGGCGTAGGCGGGAGGATCATCGTCCGTTGCTGTCGGCGTTGGCGGCGGTGGAGTTGCACGGTCACCGGCTGACGTGGCCGGTGGAGGTGCCGGCGACCCCGCCGGGTCTGCCGACCTATCCCTTCCAGCACCGCCACTACTGGCTCGACGCCGCCCCCGACATCAGCGACCCCGGGCACCTCGGCCTGCACACCGCCGGCCACCCGCTGCTCGACGCCACCACCGACCTCACGGACGGCACCACCCTCTACACCAGCCGCATCTCGGCGAGCACCCACCCGTGGCTGCTCGACCACGCCGTCACCGGCACCCCGCTGCTGCCCGCCACCGCCTTCGTGGAGCTGGCCCTGCACGCCGGCCACCGCGGCGGCGTCCCGCAGCTGGCCGAACTCACCCTGGAGGCGGCCCTGTTGCTCGGGGACGGCGCCGTGCACGTCCAGACCACCGTGCAACCCGCCGACGACTCCGGCGCCCGGGCGCTGGCCGTCCACTCCCGGCCCGCCACCGCGGGGCCCGACGATCCGTGGACCCGGCACGCCACCGCCCTGCTCGTCCCGCAGTCCGACGCGCCCGCCGGGCCGCAACCGGCCGGCGCCTGGCCGCCCCCCGGCGCCGTCGCCGTGGACACCACGGCGCTGTACGACACGCTCGCCGGGCACGGCTACGACTACGGTCCCGCCTTCCAGGGGGTCCGCGCCGTCTGGCGGCTGGACGGTGTCGTCCACGCGGACATCGCCCTGCCCGAGGACCGGGCGGCGGAGGCCGGCCGGTACGGCATCCATCCGGCCCTGCTCGACGCCGCCCTGCACCCGTTGGCCGCGGGCCTGCTGGCCGACGGCGCACCGGGCGCCGAGGCCCCGGCCACCGCCCTGCCCTTCGCCTGGACGGGCGTCACCCTGGCCGCGACCGGCGCCACCACGCTCCGGGTGCGCCTGGAGCGGACGGGCCCCGACTCGGTCGCCCTGACCGCCACCGACCCGGCGGGCGGCCCGGTCGCGGCCGTCGAGCGGATCGCGCTGCGACCGCTGGCCGCCGGCGCGCTGGCCGCGGCCCGCCCGTCCGGCCGCCACCAGGACGGGCTGCACCACCTGGCCTGGAAGCCCTCCGGCGCGCTCCCCGCGGACCGCGCGGACTGGGTCCGGCTGCCCGAGCACGTCCTCGGGTCCGGCGCGGCCCTGCCCGACGCGGCCGCGCTCTTCACCGAGGGTGACGCGAAGGCCCCCGCCGGCGCCGTCCTGCCGCTCACCGTCCCGCCCGGCACCGATGTCGTCGCGGCCACCGCCGAGCTGCTCGGCCTGGTCCGGAGCTGGCCCGCCCAGGAGCACCTGGCCGGCACCCGGCTGACCGTGCTGACCCGGCACGCCGTCACCACCGGCCCCGCCGACGGCCGGGTGGAACCCGTGGCCGCGGCTCTCTGGGGCCTGCTGCGGAGCGCCGCCACCGAGCACCCCGGCCGCTTCGCCCTGCTCGACACCGACGACCGGCCCGGCTCCCCGGACGTGCTGGGCACCGCCCTCGCGCTGGACGAACCGCAACTCGCCCTGCGCGGGGGTGAGGTCCTCACCCCGGCGGTCGTCCCGCTGCCCGCCGAACCGGACCTCACCCCGCCCGCCGAGGGCGGTGCCTGGCGGCTCACCCCGACCGGCGACACCCTCGACGCCCTCGCCCTGCTGCCCGCACCGGACGCCGAACGGCCGCTCCTGCCCGGCGAGGTGCGCATCGCCGTCCGCGCCGCCGGGCTGAACTTCCGCGACGTGCTCATCACCCTCGGTGTCTACCCGGACCAGGCACAGCTCGGCACCGAGGCGGCCGGTCTGGTCACCGCCGTCGGCGAGGGCGTCAGCACGCTCGCCCCCGGCGACCGGGTCACCGGACTGGTGAACGGCGGCATCGGTCCGGTCGCGGTCACCGACCACCGGCTGCTCGCACGCATCCCCGACGGCTGGACCTTCGCCCAGGCCGCCGCCGTGCCCGCGGCCTACCTCACCGCCTACTACGCGCTGGTCGACCTGGCCGCCCTGCGCCCCGGCGAACGGCTGCTGGTGCACTCGGCGGCCGGCGGGGTCGGCATCGCGGCCGTCCAGCTCGCCACCCACCTCGGCGCCGAGGTGTTCGGCACCGCCGGGCCCGGCAAGTGGGAGACGCTCGCGGCCCTCGGCATCGACCCGGCCCGCACCGCCTCCTCGCGCACGCTGGACTTCGAGCGGCAGTTCCTGGGGACCACGGCGGGGGAGGGCGTGGACGTGGTGCTGAACTCCTTCACCGACGACTTCGTCGACGCCTCCCTGCGACTCCTCCCGCGCGGCGGCCGGTTCGTCGAGATGGGCAAGGCTGACCTGCGGGACCCGGCCACCGTGGCCGGGCAGCACCCCGGGGTGACGTACCGCGCCTTCGACCTGCTGGAGACCGGGCCGCAGCGCATCGGCGAACTCCTCACCGAACTGCTGGCACTGTTCGGGAGCGGCGCGCTGACCCTGCCCCCGGTCACCGTCTGGCCCCTCGCCCGGGCCGGCGAGGCGATCCGCCACCTCGGCCAGGCCCGGCACACCGGCAAGGTCGTGGTCACCGTCCCGGCGCCGCTCGACCCGGCGGGCACCGTCCTGGTCACCGGAGGAACCGGCACCCTCGGCGCGCTGACCGCCCGCCACCTCGTCCGGGAGCACGGCGCCCGTCACCTGCTGCTGGTCGGCCGGCAGGGACCGCAGGCCCCCGGCGCGGCCGAGCTGGCCGCCGAACTGACCGGACTGGGCGCGCAGGTCACCGTCGCCGCCTGCGACGTGTCCGACCGCGACGCTCTGGCGGAACTGCTCGCCGGCGTCCCCGCCGAGCACCCGCTCACCCTGGTGGTGCACGCCGCCGGCGCCCTGGCCGACGGCGTGCTGGAGTCCCTCGACGCGGAGCGGCTGGCGGCCGTCCTCGGCCCCAAGGCCCGCGCGGCCGGACACCTGGACGAGCTGACCCGGCAGGCGGACCTCGCCGACCTGGTGCTGTTCTCCTCCGTCTCCGGCGTGCTCGGCGGCGGCGGGCAGGCCAACTACGCCGCCGCCAACGCCTACCTGGACGCCCTCGCCCAGCGCCGCGCCGCCGACGGCCTCCCCGCGACCTCGCTCGCCTGGGGCCTGTGGCAGCAGGCGAGCGGTCTGACCGGCCACCTGGACGGCACCGACCGGGCGCGGCTGGCCCGCGGCGGCCTGGTGCCGCTGGGCGACCGCGAGGGCCTGGCGCTGCTGGACGCGGCCCGGCGGACGGGGCGGCCGGCCGTCGTGACGGCCCGGTTCGACCTGCGGGCCGACGCCGGTCCGGACGACGTCCCGGCGCTGCTGCGGTCCCTGGTCCGCGCCCCGGCCCGGCGCAGCGCCGCCGCCGGGCCCGCCGCCGGGGCACCCGGGTCGCTGGCGACGCGCCTGGCCGCCCTGGACGCGGCCGGCCGGGCCGAGGCCCTGCTGCGGCTGGTGCGCTCGCAGGCCGCGGCCGTCCTCGGACACGGCACCGTCGAGGAGGTCGCCGACGACCGGGCGTTCAAGGAGATCGGCTTCGACTCGCTGACCGCCGTCGAGCTGCGCAACCGGCTCGGCGCGGCGACCGGACTGCGGCTGCCTCCCACCACGGTGTTCGACCACCCCACCCCGCAGGCCCTGGCAGGTCATCTGCACCGCACCCTCGCCCCCGAGGACGACGGCCCCGACCCGCTGCTGCGCGAACTCGACCGACTGGAGGCCCTGCTGCCGGCGCTGGCCGCCGCCGAGGGCACCCGCGGCGCGGTCGGCCGGCGGCTGCGGGAACTGCTCTGGCGCTTCGACGACGGTCCGGCCGAAACCGCCGCCGAGTCGGCGGCCGACCTGGCGACGGCCACCGACGAGGAACTGTTCGCCGCCCTGGACGACGAGTTCGACCGACCCGGAACGGAGTTCTGA